The stretch of DNA ggtggctgctgcaTTCCGGGCTACGTCTGCCAAGGTGTCGGATGTGAGTGCTACCCAAGTAGTAGTACCAGCTTGTGAAGCGGTGATACGGAGACTACGAAGAGACAATCAATAGCTAACGGCCAACTGCAGGTGTGCCTAGCGCTTCGGCGACGCAGAGCCCCAGCGCCCCGTTGACGATCACATCCACCCAGACTACCATGGTCGGGGGCAGCCCATCGACTGTCATTGTCACGCTGACAGTGACGCGCACTTCGTCCGCCGCACCCACCACGGAGACGCAGACGACGACTGTCACCGCGTCCGGTGGCGGCTCCGCCACGGGCCGGCCCCCATGGCGGCAGACGGGCTCGTCCTCCGACTCGGAATCCaccagcgcgacgacgaccgcggcgccgacctcCCAGGGCGAGCCCACGCAGACAGGGTGCCCCACGGGCTTCTACGGATGCATGGCGACGCacggtggcggctgctgccgcaccGACCGTGACTGCCAGACGCACGACTGcccggcgggctcgtcgacgacgctcgtgTCGGGCGGCctgacggtggtggtgcccgcGACCGACGTGCccaaggcgacggcgtcggcgacgtgcgcGGGGGGTTGGTTCCTGTgcggcaaggacgccggGCCCGTGGCCGGGTGCTGCCCGAGCGGGTACGACTGCGGCACGGCGAGCTGCTtcacggcgggcgcgagccaGACGGGGAGCGTGCAGAAGGAGGCGCCGGAAAagggggccgccgcggctgccatGGCGAGCGGCGCTGGGCTGCGGGCCGCGGTTGTGGTGGCCGTGGGTGTgtgggtgctgctggcggtggcatgaaggggggggaggcatCTTCCCCGGTGCGATGAGTAACGAATCATGACAGACAGCATTTAGAAGAAGGAAGACGGTGAGAGTCACGCCTTGGCGGATGTGCGGCTGCAGCGATGCGTCGAACAGCCAGGTATCACGGACCTTGCCCCGGTGCAAGCCACAACAACGAAACGAGGTAGTTATCAGTCGAACTTGCAAGTGCAGTAATACCACAACGTGGGGAAGGCAACACGAACATCACCGACGATTGCAGTACCGGAAAGTGAGTTCCGTgtgtcgttgtcggcgccttcgccgccgggtcgttcaggtcgacgagcttcgATCCTGCCAAAC from Purpureocillium takamizusanense chromosome 6, complete sequence encodes:
- a CDS encoding uncharacterized protein (TransMembrane:1 (n8-19c24/25o409-436i)~COG:S~EggNog:ENOG503P2J9~SECRETED:SignalP(1-24~SECRETED:cutsite=AAA-QQ~SECRETED:prob=0.4583)), translated to MAPPSSMLLLPASILALVSQAAAAQQVPTAVKKLSLDSSEKIFPEHLAFAPLLLSSAGGIQDSDVFLRNLNHHSYDDDEDAAVQRHNGTERVFRPAFARHLDDGEEQALRRAAAALALLRKRAASCPTGMTSCADQGSPNKCCQKGTYCTDVPDTMVGHVACCPDGSKCGGGVGDCPAGATSCPADLGGGCCIPGYVCQGVGCVPSASATQSPSAPLTITSTQTTMVGGSPSTVIVTLTVTRTSSAAPTTETQTTTVTASGGGSATGRPPWRQTGSSSDSESTSATTTAAPTSQGEPTQTGCPTGFYGCMATHGGGCCRTDRDCQTHDCPAGSSTTLVSGGLTVVVPATDVPKATASATCAGGWFLCGKDAGPVAGCCPSGYDCGTASCFTAGASQTGSVQKEAPEKGAAAAAMASGAGLRAAVVVAVGVWVLLAVA